Proteins from one Bartonella sp. HY328 genomic window:
- the ubiE gene encoding bifunctional demethylmenaquinone methyltransferase/2-methoxy-6-polyprenyl-1,4-benzoquinol methylase UbiE, with amino-acid sequence MATEDIKDSNSRVGSLGGMENSFGFKAVKEEEKQNMVNSVFHSVARKYDIMNDVMSVGMHRLWKDAMVAWLSPPHLDGWTVLDVAGGTGDISFKIIEASGRHAHATVLDINGSMLEVGRERAEKKGLLNHCNFVEANAEKLPFDDRQFDAYTIAFGIRNVPHIDKALSEAFRVLKPGGRFMCLEFSEVELPILDKVYDLWSFHGIPRVGQMIAGDADSYRYLVESIRKFPRQDDFADMIRTAGFSKVSYRNLTGGIAAIHSGWKI; translated from the coding sequence ATGGCAACCGAAGATATCAAGGATAGCAATTCCCGTGTGGGCTCACTTGGTGGTATGGAAAATTCTTTTGGCTTTAAAGCTGTAAAAGAAGAAGAAAAACAGAATATGGTCAATAGTGTTTTTCATTCTGTTGCCCGTAAATATGATATTATGAATGATGTAATGTCGGTAGGTATGCATCGTTTATGGAAAGATGCCATGGTTGCATGGCTATCACCACCGCATCTTGATGGTTGGACAGTGCTTGATGTTGCAGGTGGTACTGGCGATATTTCATTTAAAATTATTGAAGCATCTGGCCGTCATGCCCATGCAACGGTTTTAGATATTAACGGCTCAATGTTGGAAGTTGGCCGTGAGCGCGCCGAGAAAAAGGGGTTGCTTAATCATTGCAATTTTGTTGAAGCCAATGCAGAAAAGCTACCCTTTGATGACCGTCAATTTGATGCTTATACGATCGCCTTTGGTATCCGCAATGTGCCGCATATTGATAAAGCCCTTTCTGAGGCTTTCCGAGTGTTAAAGCCGGGTGGTCGCTTCATGTGTCTTGAATTTTCTGAAGTTGAATTGCCAATTCTTGACAAGGTTTATGATCTTTGGTCTTTCCATGGTATTCCGCGCGTTGGGCAAATGATTGCAGGAGATGCCGATTCCTATCGCTATCTTGTCGAATCTATTCGTAAGTTCCCGCGACAGGATGATTTTGCTGACATGATCCGCACGGCTGGATTTTCGAAGGTTAGTTATCGCAATCTCACTGGTGGCATTGCCGCCATCCACTCAGGCTGGAAAATTTAA
- the ubiB gene encoding 2-polyprenylphenol 6-hydroxylase, translated as MSKFLASLRLMRAGYVLAREGVLSALPADGLTGLPALGHRVAKWMSRGSAKNSERSERISNAMNRLGPSYVKLGQFLATRPDIVGRDVADDLSLLQDKVKTFPQAEAIAQIEGSLGRKIDDLFVEFGEPIAAASMAQVHPAWILDDNGNRKKVAVKVIRPGIRRRFAQDLEGFYLVARTQERYVAASRRLRPVQVVENLEQTTRLEMDLRLEAAALSELGENTKNDPGFRVPTVDWERTGRDVLTMEWIDGIKMSDRDSLVAAGFDLEALSVTLIQSFLRHTLRDGFFHADMHPGNLFVDKDGIIVAVDLGITGRLGKKEKRYLAEILYGFIKRDYYRVAKVHFEAGYVPSHHSIESFAQANRAIGEPVHGQSAETISMARLLTLLFEVTELFDMETRPELILLQKTMVVVEGVARTLDPHLNMWKAADPVVSDWIMQNLGPLGLVKDLRDSAIAVTDLVRKTPELTKRFDDITAGMAHMSKHGIVLDEATLKRLARYQSRSGRFMRYAIYIIAACILYITLRMIF; from the coding sequence ATGTCAAAATTTCTTGCATCCTTGCGTTTGATGCGGGCTGGTTATGTTCTTGCTCGTGAAGGTGTGTTAAGTGCCCTTCCAGCCGATGGACTAACAGGGTTGCCAGCCTTAGGTCATCGTGTTGCTAAATGGATGTCACGTGGTAGTGCAAAAAATAGCGAGCGTTCCGAGCGTATTTCTAATGCAATGAATAGGCTTGGCCCGTCTTATGTCAAGCTTGGACAATTTTTAGCAACCCGTCCTGATATTGTTGGCCGTGATGTTGCCGATGACTTATCGCTCTTGCAAGATAAGGTCAAAACCTTTCCACAAGCTGAAGCCATCGCGCAAATTGAAGGCTCGCTTGGCCGCAAGATTGATGATCTTTTTGTTGAATTTGGCGAACCAATTGCCGCCGCATCAATGGCGCAGGTGCATCCGGCTTGGATTTTGGATGACAATGGCAACCGTAAAAAAGTGGCGGTTAAGGTTATTCGCCCTGGTATTCGTCGCCGTTTTGCCCAAGATCTTGAAGGATTTTACCTCGTAGCAAGAACGCAAGAGCGTTATGTTGCAGCATCGCGGCGGTTACGCCCCGTTCAAGTAGTTGAAAATCTTGAACAGACAACCCGCCTTGAAATGGATTTGCGCTTAGAGGCTGCGGCTCTTTCGGAACTTGGCGAAAATACTAAAAATGATCCAGGTTTTCGCGTTCCAACGGTTGATTGGGAGCGCACGGGCCGTGATGTTTTGACGATGGAATGGATTGACGGCATTAAAATGTCGGATCGTGATTCCTTGGTTGCAGCTGGTTTTGATCTTGAGGCCTTATCGGTCACCCTTATTCAATCTTTTTTACGCCATACTTTGCGCGATGGTTTTTTTCATGCCGATATGCATCCGGGTAATTTATTTGTCGATAAGGATGGTATTATTGTTGCGGTTGATCTTGGCATTACCGGTCGACTTGGCAAAAAAGAAAAGCGTTATCTTGCTGAAATTCTTTATGGTTTTATTAAACGCGATTATTACCGCGTTGCAAAAGTCCATTTTGAAGCAGGTTATGTACCATCGCATCACAGTATCGAAAGTTTTGCACAAGCTAACCGCGCGATTGGTGAGCCAGTGCATGGCCAATCGGCCGAAACTATTTCGATGGCACGGCTTTTGACGCTGCTTTTTGAAGTGACCGAGCTTTTTGATATGGAGACGCGGCCAGAACTTATTCTCTTACAAAAAACTATGGTTGTGGTTGAAGGAGTGGCGCGCACCCTAGATCCTCATCTTAATATGTGGAAAGCTGCCGATCCTGTAGTATCTGACTGGATCATGCAAAATTTAGGGCCTTTAGGTTTAGTGAAGGATTTGCGCGATAGTGCCATTGCAGTAACCGATCTCGTGCGCAAAACGCCAGAACTTACCAAGCGTTTTGATGACATTACTGCCGGCATGGCACATATGTCCAAACATGGCATTGTTCTTGATGAGGCAACTTTAAAGCGTCTTGCTCGCTATCAATCACGCAGCGGACGGTTCATGCGTTATGCCATTTATATTATTGCCGCTTGCATCCTTTATATCACCTTAAGAATGATATTTTAG